The following proteins come from a genomic window of Coffea arabica cultivar ET-39 chromosome 11c, Coffea Arabica ET-39 HiFi, whole genome shotgun sequence:
- the LOC113716297 gene encoding UDP-glucosyltransferase 29-like, whose protein sequence is MEENQTISSILMLPWLAHGHVSPYLELAKKLTARNFNIYLCSTPINLSSIRSKISPKFGKSIQLIELNLPTLPNLPPQYHTTNGLPPHLMVTLKEAFEMASPNFCKILRTLMPDLLIYDLLQPWAPEAASYYNIPAVEFITCSATMTSCMLHFFQTPGIQFPYSSTIFFRDYESAIANKLLERDGDANRVAQCIERSSKVLLIKSFKEIEGKYNDYVSCLSGKKVVPVGPLVQDPVHDNEDSTIMEWLNTKGKYSTVFVSFGSEYFLSKEDLEGVAHGLELSSLNFVWVVRFPKGENIIVEEALPKGFLKRVGERGKIVNGWAPQAKILNHSSIGGFVSHCGWNSVLEGMRFGVPIIAVPMHLDQPVNARLLEEVGAGMEVVRGSTGKIHGEDMAEIINQVVKGPRGEPVRKKARDLREKLELKGDEEIDEVVKELVQLCLTKDKSNGLHQPIQ, encoded by the coding sequence ATGGAAGAAAACCAAACAATTTCCAGCATACTTATGCTCCCATGGCTTGCTCATGGGCATGTCTCCCCTTACTTAGAACTTGCCAAGAAACTGACCGCCAGAAACTTCAACATCTATTTGTGCTCTACCCCCATTAACCTCAGTTCAATCAGGTCAAAAATAAGCCCAAAGTTTGGTAAATCAATCCAACTCATTGAACTCAATCTCCCCACATTGCCTAACCTTCCCCCTCAGTACCACACCACTAATGGTCTCCCTCCACATCTCATGGTCACTCTCAAGGAGGCTTTTGAGATGGCTAGTCCTAACTTCTGCAAGATCCTGAGGACTCTAATGCCCGACTTGCTCATATATGATCTTCTTCAGCCGTGGGCTCCAGAGGCTGCATCATATTATAATATCCCTGCCGTTGAGTTTATTACTTGTAGCGCGACCATGACTTCGTGCATGCTGCATTTCTTCCAGACTCCAGGTATCCAATTCCCTTATTCTTCCACGATTTTTTTTCGCGATTATGAGTCTGCTATAGCTAACAAATTGCTTGAGCGCGATGGAGATGCAAATAGAGTGGCTCAATGCATCGAACGATCTTCTAAAGTCCTTCTAATCAAGAGTTTTAAGGAGATTGAAGGCAAATATAACGATTACGTTTCTTGCTTATCTGGGAAGAAAGTAGTTCCTGTTGGCCCTCTTGTTCAAGACCCCGTACATGACAATGAAGATTCGACAATTATGGAATGGCTGAACACAAAAGGAAAGTATTCAAcagtttttgtttcttttggcaGCGAATATTTTCTGTCCAAGGAAGATTTGGAAGGCGTTGCCCATGGTTTAGAGCTTAGCAGTCTTAACTTTGTATGGGTTGTTAGGTTTCCAAAGGGAGAGAATATTATAGTCGAAGAAGCCTTGCCAAAAGGCTTTCTCAAGAGGGTTGGGGAGAGGGGAAAAATTGTGAATGGATGGGCACCCCAAGCAAAAATATTGAACCATTCTAGCATTGGAGGTTTTGTGAGTCATTGTGGTTGGAATTCAGTTTTGGAGGGCATGAGATTTGGGGTTCCAATCATAGCGGTGCCTATGCACCTTGACCAACCGGTTAATGCTCGGTTACTTGAAGAGGTTGGAGCGGGTATGGAGGTTGTCCGAGGATCAACTGGGAAGATTCATGGGGAAGACATGGCTGAAATCATCAACCAGGTGGTGAAGGGGCCAAGAGGAGAACCCGTCAGGAAGAAGGCAAGAGATTTGCGAGAGAAACTTGAATTAAAAGGAGATGAAGAGATTGATGAGGTGGTGAAGGAGTTGGTCCAACTCTGTTTGACGAAGGACAAGAGCAACGGTCTGCACCAGCCAATACAGTAG
- the LOC113715539 gene encoding protein LAZY 1-like isoform X2, with protein sequence MKLLGWMHRKFRQNSNEPFKDFSIGQPSLDDVQYPSKPNYCTKPLIRGQRDNQLRKSSASTDAARTDGDDIGEETSAALSEFFHGFLAIGTLGTDPVTADPSTPTFSISVENIMEKETEVTENELRLINDELEKVLGADEICNLSSGRNSHVSTGRNSHVSTGRNSHVSAGRSSHCSAITLGGKPTESTDANGNGTIVCPLQSYLLGSAIGFPETTTTTTITTSTTTAKKESRVSLGELFLKTKQAEDISGAKPERAAEKKPDKESDKSAVLLVKKMLKRKILHPNRNCIAASGGTTDSASAETKLHKILHLFHRKVHPESSAAAKKSKKPPSQVGERSGGSYKRPYIIGGPEDTDEDIIITPYQPLSKERLRRFKSQSNPPQLSLNGGNPLGTGEHWIKTDSDYLVLEL encoded by the exons ATGAAG TTACTAGGTTGGATGCATCGTAAGTTCCGGCAGAATAGCAATGAGCCCTTCAAAGATTTTTCCATCG GGCAGCCGTCACTGGATGACGTACAATACCCTTCAAAGCCAAACTATTGCACTAAACCATTAATCAGAGGACAAAGGGACAACCAACTTCGAAAATCATCTGCCAGTACTGATGCTGCTAGGACTGATGGTGATGATATTGGAGAAGAGACATCGGCTGCACTTTCTGAGTTCTTCCATGGCTTCCTTGCAATTGGTACCCTGGGGACAGACCCAGTCACTGCTGACCCTTCAACGCCAACATTTTCCATCTCTGTGGAGAacataatggagaaagaaaCTGAAGTGACCGAAAATGAGTTGAGGCTGATCAATGATGAATTGGAGAAGGTGCTGGGAGCCGATGAAATTTGTAATCTCTCATCAGGAAGAAACAGCCATGTCAGCACTGGGAGGAACAGCCACGTGAGCACTGGAAGGAACAGTCATGTCAGTGCAGGAAGGAGCAGTCATTGTAGCGCAATTACACTTGGGGGCAAGCCTACGGAAAGCACAGATGCCAATGGGAATGGGACAATTGTCTGTCCACTGCAAAGCTATCTTCTTGGATCAGCAATTGGATTTCCAGAAACAAcgacaacaacaacaataacaacaagtaCTACTActgcaaagaaagaaagtagGGTGTCGCTTGGAGAGCTCTTCctgaaaacaaaacaagcagagGATATCTCTGGAGCAAAACCTGAAAGAGCAGCTGAAAAGAAACCGGACAAGGAATCCGATAAGTCTGCAGTTCTTCTTGTCAAGAAGATGCTAAAGAGAAAAATACTCCATCCTAATCGGAACTGCATTGCGGCTTCTGGAGGAACAACTGATTCTGCTTCAGCTGAAACCAAACTGCACAAG ATCCTCCATCTTTTCCACAGGAAAGTCCACCCTGAAAGCTCGGCAGCTGCCAAGAAGTCTAAGAAGCCGCCAAGCCAGGTTGGGGAAAGAAGTGGCGGGAGCTACAAGAGGCCATATATCATTGGAGGCCCGGAGGATACGGATGAAGACATCATAATAACCCCATACCAGCCCCTCTCAAAGGAACGCCTAAGACGCTTCAAGAGCCAGTCAAACCCACCCCAACTCTCACTCAATGGTGGCAATCCTCTTGGCACTGGCGAACACTGGATTAAAACAGATTCAGACT ACCTGGTGCTGGAGCTCTGA
- the LOC113715539 gene encoding protein LAZY 1-like isoform X1, with translation MKLLGWMHRKFRQNSNEPFKDFSIGNSCACLTGQPSLDDVQYPSKPNYCTKPLIRGQRDNQLRKSSASTDAARTDGDDIGEETSAALSEFFHGFLAIGTLGTDPVTADPSTPTFSISVENIMEKETEVTENELRLINDELEKVLGADEICNLSSGRNSHVSTGRNSHVSTGRNSHVSAGRSSHCSAITLGGKPTESTDANGNGTIVCPLQSYLLGSAIGFPETTTTTTITTSTTTAKKESRVSLGELFLKTKQAEDISGAKPERAAEKKPDKESDKSAVLLVKKMLKRKILHPNRNCIAASGGTTDSASAETKLHKILHLFHRKVHPESSAAAKKSKKPPSQVGERSGGSYKRPYIIGGPEDTDEDIIITPYQPLSKERLRRFKSQSNPPQLSLNGGNPLGTGEHWIKTDSDYLVLEL, from the exons ATGAAG TTACTAGGTTGGATGCATCGTAAGTTCCGGCAGAATAGCAATGAGCCCTTCAAAGATTTTTCCATCG GGAATTCTTGTGCTTGTCTTACAGGGCAGCCGTCACTGGATGACGTACAATACCCTTCAAAGCCAAACTATTGCACTAAACCATTAATCAGAGGACAAAGGGACAACCAACTTCGAAAATCATCTGCCAGTACTGATGCTGCTAGGACTGATGGTGATGATATTGGAGAAGAGACATCGGCTGCACTTTCTGAGTTCTTCCATGGCTTCCTTGCAATTGGTACCCTGGGGACAGACCCAGTCACTGCTGACCCTTCAACGCCAACATTTTCCATCTCTGTGGAGAacataatggagaaagaaaCTGAAGTGACCGAAAATGAGTTGAGGCTGATCAATGATGAATTGGAGAAGGTGCTGGGAGCCGATGAAATTTGTAATCTCTCATCAGGAAGAAACAGCCATGTCAGCACTGGGAGGAACAGCCACGTGAGCACTGGAAGGAACAGTCATGTCAGTGCAGGAAGGAGCAGTCATTGTAGCGCAATTACACTTGGGGGCAAGCCTACGGAAAGCACAGATGCCAATGGGAATGGGACAATTGTCTGTCCACTGCAAAGCTATCTTCTTGGATCAGCAATTGGATTTCCAGAAACAAcgacaacaacaacaataacaacaagtaCTACTActgcaaagaaagaaagtagGGTGTCGCTTGGAGAGCTCTTCctgaaaacaaaacaagcagagGATATCTCTGGAGCAAAACCTGAAAGAGCAGCTGAAAAGAAACCGGACAAGGAATCCGATAAGTCTGCAGTTCTTCTTGTCAAGAAGATGCTAAAGAGAAAAATACTCCATCCTAATCGGAACTGCATTGCGGCTTCTGGAGGAACAACTGATTCTGCTTCAGCTGAAACCAAACTGCACAAG ATCCTCCATCTTTTCCACAGGAAAGTCCACCCTGAAAGCTCGGCAGCTGCCAAGAAGTCTAAGAAGCCGCCAAGCCAGGTTGGGGAAAGAAGTGGCGGGAGCTACAAGAGGCCATATATCATTGGAGGCCCGGAGGATACGGATGAAGACATCATAATAACCCCATACCAGCCCCTCTCAAAGGAACGCCTAAGACGCTTCAAGAGCCAGTCAAACCCACCCCAACTCTCACTCAATGGTGGCAATCCTCTTGGCACTGGCGAACACTGGATTAAAACAGATTCAGACT ACCTGGTGCTGGAGCTCTGA
- the LOC113715644 gene encoding uncharacterized protein, translating to MRNKGKVHPSPSSSSSSSSHSSHHNNKDALSVLKLLPAAILAIAAVLSLEDREVLAYMITRSIKTTNPSALVDEKSKKNSKKSANTGAHLHKTTPLFDCECFDCYTSYWFRWDSSPNRELIHQAIEAFEEHLNNGEQSKKGKNKRRDKMGRRGTQKLVDFPLPEAGNGSPEIQESSSSVPQDEAFSPESSAGVLVPESGDTGEAAAAALIVVKEEEEDVVTEAAPETAIIVRGAAPASNHKGLARKVLPDVLGLLNSRLWSLWSPNV from the coding sequence ATGCGGAACAAGGGTAAAGTCCATCCTTCCCCgtcatcttcttcctcctcttcgTCTCATTCCTCCCACCACAACAACAAAGATGCTTTATCTGTTCTAAAACTCTTGCCTGCTGCTATTCTTGCTATAGCAGCAGTCCTTTCTCTCGAGGACCGCGAAGTATTGGCTTACATGATCACTAGGTCCATCAAGACTACCAACCCATCAGCTCTTGTCGatgaaaaatccaagaaaaactccaaaaaatcaGCAAATACCGGTGCCCACCTCCACAAAACTACTCCTTTGTTTGACTGCGAGTGCTTTGATTGTTACACTAGCTACTGGTTTAGGTGGGATTCTTCACCTAACCGGGAGCTTATCCACCAAGCCATAGAAGCCTTCGAGGAGCACTTGAATAACGGCGAGCAGTCCAAGAAGGGGAAGAACAAGAGAAGAGACAAAATGGGCCGGCGTGGGACTCAGAAATTAGTGGATTTTCCGCTGCCCGAAGCAGGAAATGGATCGCCGGAGATTCAAGAGAGTAGCTCTTCTGTGCCGCAAGATGAGGCTTTCTCGCCGGAGTCATCAGCTGGGGTATTGGTGCCTGAGAGTGGAGATACTGGTGAAGCGGCAGCGGCGGCCCTGATAGTGGtaaaagaggaggaggaggatgtgGTGACGGAGGCTGCGCCGGAGACGGCTATAATTGTGAGAGGAGCGGCGCCGGCGAGCAACCACAAAGGACTAGCTAGAAAAGTGTTGCCGGATGTGTTGGGACTGCTGAATTCGCGTTTATGGAGTCTTTGGAGTCCGAAtgtataa